In Ipomoea triloba cultivar NCNSP0323 chromosome 7, ASM357664v1, a single genomic region encodes these proteins:
- the LOC116025414 gene encoding salutaridinol 7-O-acetyltransferase-like: protein MKVEIRSKEIVRPSSPTPQSLKSYKFSFLDQLALNVRIPFVFFYDSSSGAYSHDHINTIDELKKSLSKTLSLMYPLAGRVKEDKVTIECNDEGVEFIVADVVEIMSCLLENPEMEKIRQLSPSAKVYEPQPVGKVLLAVQVNRFSCGGIAIGFFVSHAILDGSTLAKFLEIWASFNRGLFNNGGIGSGFISNHSTILFPPLTDTSALERSVKMAAEAIQQEEKHMVVKRFVIPANAIAQLREELICKENNKGLRWPSRTEAITALVWAAVINATPPTQTVPLSCMVDLRGRMEPPLPPNCLGNLTYGATAHCEAAKHGSAVVTAAQLVEKIRDSLRAVNDGAARKMYGEGGLLRAAFVRGHEMARKKDSSTTTLYTSSLCRMPYYEVDFGWGTPRLVVNMVKNFMVLFLDASNGGVEVWMGLPKQLMHTLTQDQHFLAYVSASPKPKL from the coding sequence ATGAAAGTTGAAATTCGGAGCAAAGAAATAGTGAGGCCATCTTCTCCCACTCCTCAAAGTCTCAAGAGTTACAAATTCTCTTTTTTGGATCAATTAGCTCTCAACGTCAGGATTCCATTCGTCTTCTTCTATGACTCCTCCTCCGGAGCTTATTCTCATGATCATATCAATACCATTGATGAGCTGAAGAAATCACTCTCCAAAACCCTGTCTCTAATGTACCCGCTGGCGGGGAGGGTGAAGGAGGATAAGGTAACAATCGAATGTAACGACGAAGGTGTCGAGTTTATTGTGGCCGATGTTGTTGAAATCATGTCTTGTTTACTGGAGAATCCTGAGATGGAGAAGATTAGGCAGCTGAGTCCTAGTGCAAAGGTTTATGAGCCCCAACCGGTTGGAAAGGTTTTGCTGGCGGTTCAGGTGAACCGGTTTAGCTGCGGGGGAATAGCTATTGGGTTTTTCGTTTCACACGCTATTTTGGATGGTTCCACCCTTGCCAAATTCTTGGAAATCTGGGCATCCTTCAACCGCGGCTTATTCAATAATGGAGGAATTGGAAGTGGATTCATTTCCAATCACTCTACCATCTTATTCCCTCCTTTGACAGATACTTCTGCCCTTGAACGATCAGTGAAGATGGCGGCAGAGGCAATCCAGCAGGAAGAGAAACACATGGTTGTTAAAAGGTTCGTCATTCCCGCCAACGCCATAGCCCAACTCAGAGAAGAATTAATATGTAAGGAAAACAACAAGGGTTTGAGATGGCCGTCTCGTACTGAGGCGATAACAGCTTTAGTATGGGCGGCCGTGATAAACGCAACTCCTCCAACTCAAACCGTCCCGTTATCCTGCATGGTGGACTTGCGGGGCAGGATGGAGCCGCCGCTGCCGCCAAACTGTCTAGGAAACTTGACCTACGGAGCCACCGCTCACTGCGAGGCGGCGAAACACGGCTCCGCCGTCGTAACCGCCGCTCAATTGGTGGAGAAAATACGCGATTCTCTCCGAGCTGTGAACGACGGAGCGGCGAGGAAGATGTACGGCGAAGGAGGATTGTTGCGCGCGGCGTTTGTGAGAGGTCATGAAATGGCGCGCAAAAAAGATTCTTCAACGACAACGTTGTACACAAGCAGTCTGTGTAGAATGCCGTATTACGAGGTTGATTTTGGGTGGGGGACGCCAAGACTGGTGGTGAATATGGTGAAGAATTTTATGGTGCTTTTCTTAGACGCCAGTAATGGAGGAGTAGAAGTGTGGATGGGATTGCCTAAGCAACTTATGCACACATTAACGCAAGATCAGCACTTTCTTGCCTATGTTTCTGCCTCTCCTAAACCAAAGCTATGA
- the LOC116025345 gene encoding salutaridinol 7-O-acetyltransferase-like has product MKVEVRSKEMIRPSSSPTRESRLKNYKLSLVDQTALNFRVPFVLFYNSPTSSGPNSNPTIDELKKSLSKALSLMYPLAGRMKEDKVTIECNDEGVEFIVADVAENLSRLLENPKMEAFRELIPRTAAYEPKPEGKVLLMIQVNRFRCGGMAMAAFVSHAIADALTVATLFKTWATINRGCEVNGINEFVFEHSRIFPPLTDTSGIERLARNAAEKSAAQPPEKYTVRMFVFPANAISKLREKLTVKDTKTGAVLRPSRTEALTALVWAAVINATPTVTPHRLSSMVNLRGRMEPPFPANCVGNLVHGTTVEWEEKEGIATAVKLVRKIRDSLRAVNDGAARKMYGEGGLLRAALAGGDEIVVKEDSDSKKDSSSYCLYTSSLCGLPFFEADFGWGKPIRVVNVLKDCAAFTDTINGGIELWMGLPKEVMKALMQNHHFLSYVSGFPKSSL; this is encoded by the coding sequence ATGAAAGTTGAAGTTCGGAGCAAAGAAATGATCAGGCCATCGTCTTCTCCAACACGAGAAAGCCGCCTCAAGAACTACAAACTCTCTCTTGTGGATCAAACAGCTCTCAATTTCAGGGTTCCATTCGTCTTGTTCTACAACTCCCCCACTTCATCAGGACCTAATTCTAATCCCACCATTGATGAGCTCAAGAAATCACTCTCCAAAGCCCTGTCTCTAATGTACCCGCTGGCGGGGAGGATGAAGGAGGACAAGGTAACAATCGAATGTAACGATGAAGGCGTCGAGTTTATTGTCGCCGATGTTGCTGAAAATCTGTCGCGTTTGCTGGAAAATCCGAAAATGGAGGCCTTCAGAGAGCTGATTCCTCGTACGGCGGCGTACGAGCCTAAACCGGAAGGAAAGGTGCTGTTAATGATTCAGGTGAATCGGTTTAGGTGTGGGGGAATGGCTATGGCGGCGTTTGTTTCACACGCAATTGCCGACGCTTTAACCGTCGCCACGCTTTTCAAGACGTGGGCGACTATCAACCGTGGTTGCGAAGTCAACGGAATTAACGAATTCGTTTTCGAACATTCTAGAATCTTCCCGCCTTTAACGGATACTTCCGGGATTGAACGGTTAGCGAGAAATGCGGCGGAGAAATCGGCCGCCCAACCGCCAGAGAAATACACGGTTAGAATGTTCGTTTTTCCCGCCAACGCGATATCTAAACTCCGTGAAAAGTTAACGGTTAAGGACACCAAAACCGGCGCGGTTCTACGGCCGTCGCGAACGGAGGCGTTGACGGCGTTAGTATGGGCGGCGGTGATAAACGCAACCCCAACTGTCACCCCCCACCGGCTTTCCTCCATGGTGAACTTGCGGGGGAGAATGGAGCCGCCGTTCCCGGCGAACTGCGTCGGCAACTTAGTCCACGGCACCACCGTTGAATGGGAGGAAAAAGAAGGAATCGCAACCGCCGTTAAATTAGTCCGGAAAATACGCGATTCTCTCCGGGCGGTGAACGACGGAGCGGCGAGGAAGATGTACGGCGAGGGAGGGTTGTTGCGGGCGGCGTTGGCCGGCGGCGATGAAATAGTGGTCAAGGAAGACAGTGATTCGAAGAAAGATTCTTCTTCCTACTGTTTGTACACAAGCAGTTTGTGTGGGCTTCCGTTTTTCGAAGCGGATTTCGGGTGGGGGAAGCCAATACGGGTGGTGAATGTGCTGAAGGATTGCGCAGCTTTCACGGACACCATTAATGGAGGAATAGAGCTTTGGATGGGATTGCCCAAGGAAGTTATGAAGGCGTTAATGCAAAACCACCACTTTCTTTCCTATGTTTCTGGCTTTCCTAAATCAAGCCTATGA